A region of the Microcystis aeruginosa FD4 genome:
TACCTTTGCGTTTAAATTTTAAGCCCTTTTTGGAGGATTTTGTGGCGGTTTCCCCCGCCAGGATTTTGGCTTCTTGTTCCTGTTTTTCGATAACGGGTAATCTAAAAATTACGCCCGCGAATATCCAGTAATAAACGCCGACAGGATCCGTATCGAGGGCATACCAATAGGGAAGATAGGCAACAAAGAGCAGCAAAACCCAATAACTACCGGCAAAACCTCGCAGAGTCGGATCTTTGAGGGAACGATAGGTGCGAAAGGCCAGATAAACTAGATGGGTCATAAATATCATGTACAAGGTAAAACCAATGTATCCCAACTCGAATAAAACTTTACTGTGATAGGTTTCCACAAAAGAAATATCACCGAAAACCCTAGCAGAAGCTGTGGCCACACCAAGTCCACGACCTAAAATACCGCCCTGATTACGGATCGCAAAATCCAACTGTTCTTGAATAAAAGCGGTGGGGGGACTCTGTTGCCAACGGCCGATGGCACTATCGTAGCGTTGTTGGACAAAATCGGGGTTAAGGAAAGAAAAACCGATAGCTAGAAGTAAAGTGGCGGCAAAAATGATCGGCAAAAATCTTTTTAAGTTAGCGATTTGTCCCGTAAGAATCGTCATCAGACCAATAATCATCGGTACGGCAAAGAAAGCTAATCTTTGCCCAGAGATCACTGCATTAATAAAAACTAGGGTTAAACCCACCAGGGCTGCTAGTCGCCATTTTTGGGAAGTTTCACTAAAGGCACTGGCATAACAAATTACGGCACTAGAGACCAAAAACCAGGCCCAGTGCCAGGGGGAAACAAAGGTACCCGGTAGACGGATCATATTCACTTCCGGGCTATAAACTAATGCCCCGCCGACCAAACACCTTGCCTCTAAGGTGGCTTTGTATAGTAAATCACCCGCGTAGCCTCTAGTTCCTACACAACGACCGGTTTTCAGCATCCAGTATTGCATTAGTCCTAGGACACAACAAATAATCGCTACAGTCACTAAGAGACGACCAAAAAATAATAGGGTGGGTTTGTCTTTGATTAAGTAATAAGTGCAGAAGATCAAGGGGACATAACCTAGCAAAACTTTAAATCCTAATAGTCCTTGCAGAAAAGTCTCACTTGGCCGACAGGGAATTGCGCTCAAACGGCCATCCCTAAACACACTCATCCCAGCCACGGAGTCGCAGGTGGGCAAAAATTGTCTCTGTAAATTGACGGCTAATAGACAGACTACACAGAAAACAAAGATTAATAATAGGGTTGTACCTAATTGTTTCGGGACAATAATCGGTAATCGCTTTTTTCGACATTCTAAAACTAAGGCGATTAAAGCGGGTAGATAAAAGATATCTTTACTTAGCTGGAGGATTTGACCACCCCCCAACCAATAGATGATAGTGCCATTGAAGGGGAGATAGATAATAAATGCCCAAAGAGCCGTGCGAGGATAGCTAAAGGAGAAAACTCCTAAAATTAAGGCTAAACTTAC
Encoded here:
- the hpsL gene encoding hormogonium polysaccharide biosynthesis protein HpsL, with the translated sequence MTGLSIDRQKKKNKQGQTKADSPPLNIKEKFALKKEERQKKQKLTGLIIFAICVAILLGLPLSLLFDAKIGAAVSLALILGVFSFSYPRTALWAFIIYLPFNGTIIYWLGGGQILQLSKDIFYLPALIALVLECRKKRLPIIVPKQLGTTLLLIFVFCVVCLLAVNLQRQFLPTCDSVAGMSVFRDGRLSAIPCRPSETFLQGLLGFKVLLGYVPLIFCTYYLIKDKPTLLFFGRLLVTVAIICCVLGLMQYWMLKTGRCVGTRGYAGDLLYKATLEARCLVGGALVYSPEVNMIRLPGTFVSPWHWAWFLVSSAVICYASAFSETSQKWRLAALVGLTLVFINAVISGQRLAFFAVPMIIGLMTILTGQIANLKRFLPIIFAATLLLAIGFSFLNPDFVQQRYDSAIGRWQQSPPTAFIQEQLDFAIRNQGGILGRGLGVATASARVFGDISFVETYHSKVLFELGYIGFTLYMIFMTHLVYLAFRTYRSLKDPTLRGFAGSYWVLLLFVAYLPYWYALDTDPVGVYYWIFAGVIFRLPVIEKQEQEAKILAGETATKSSKKGLKFKRKGISLA